TTAAGAAAAACCTTTGTGTTCTCTTTTCAAAAAAAGCCTGGTATAAATCTTGacatttacaccaaaaaaaaagaaaaacctttgTGTTCAAAGAAAACGATTATAAAATGAAAGAATTTTGACTTCTAAATAACACGAGGGGTCTGTTCACGTGGCCGTCTCGGGAAGAATTTGCGGCGTGAAGTGCAAGTAAAATCACATAGATAAGAAAGACTTAAGGGTCCAACACACCAATCTTATATCATATTATGCTGAATCGCTGATTATTTCCCTCGTATACAGTATAGTACTCTAAATATCAAATACGTATACGTATAGTAGTTAAATGCGATGATGaatctaaatatattttgtattaggagtacaaaattaattaaaaatcgattattataataaatttataacttttatgtAAAATGTGTAGTTCTTTATTTGTATTATATCAACAAGTAATTATTCGGGAAGgcaaaaatatttacaatatttatattcaaacatatatttacattttcttaCTAATATACATTGTTTTCAAGACGAACAAAAGTAAGTTAAGCACATATATTAAACGGAAAATAAGTAAACAAATTATCTCAGTTCAGAAAACAATTAACTAACTGAAAGATACGTAAATCTTAAATTTCAGTCTAGATAAACAGAGTCATATTTATAAAACGAGAGAATATATGCTTagtaagaattaaaaaaaaaagaataaacgaATACCCAAATTCGACGACTACAACCACTTCTACAAACAccgttaaatatttttttattaaaataagtgTTAACTCTCGCTCATGTATCTTTTTATACGAAATTCAAGTTAAGGACCCAAATTTCATAATCTGTTAACATTTCTGGTGGACTTGGTGGTTACTAACTTAAATCATCTGCTAtaaaacatgtttgaatttaaATTCCACAATGCCATATTCGgcagaaaattatatttagggAATGACTAGTTTTCTCGCTACCTCTTGCAAAAAAAGTTTTTACGATTGATAACAGTTGTTGGCGTTTTGAgacaattataaaaaataatataaattattttaaaatgcatCTAATTTTTAAAGATCAAAAACTGATTTTTGTTAACGTTTATGGTTGCGGGCGATtgcagaaaaataattttttttaaaacaaaaataaaagtaaactaaaagtattcaataaaaatttaatttgaaataataaaaattgtaaaatgtatacatgttatattttaatttatattataaaactttaaaacaaaaatatttctacaatttttaaaaatttaatagtatgattttataaatataattttatgtttattataatattttgattttaaatatttttataattatataaaatataaatattgttaatttattatttaatagttgtTGTATTTAGTAGTTAACCAGTTATAAAAGTTTCATAAACACATCATTTTTTAACCGATGTACTAATcgtataaatttctaaaatatgtttaaaatcaaaactatCCGTATCCGGACAAACTTCCGCGACCAAAATCGCTGCTATAACACCAGTGAGGCGCTTAGTTAAATACCTCTTTGCGTCTTGGTCAAAACTTTGGAATTATGTAGTCGACGTAAGTACATGTGCATGTTACAGCCTTACAGGCCAATTGTTCATTACATAATTTAGAATGTGACAATTTTTTCTCTACTTTTGGGTTTGAATAATCAATCTTACACATGTTGTCAtaactttcttctctttctttgtgCCATCAAAAAATTCCTCTCCACACTATTCTTCTCTAACTTACTTGCATGACTTTGTAGTCTTAAGAAGCTGCTTAGAAACAGCTTCGGTTTAACTCAGTACACTACACGTATAACTTGCACCACTGTTTCCCAATGGAATTTAATAATACAACGGAAACCATTGCGAAACTATTGAAATACGGCTACTTATGTATGTGTATCGTCTATCACATTcgaatattatgtttttaaaatactaCTAGATGTTTTTTTCTCCCGGCAGATGTTTATTGTTTCGTAAAATACATATTGATCCGATAGCAAAAATACTGAAACTCAACCACTTTGGTTCATcgtaaaaaaattacattttgtaaaaagaagatatattttgttttgggtGGAGAATCTTCCTTGATTTTGATTGTTCTTTTTCGATTGTTTCATCAAATCCGAACTCTTTTTCTTTGGAGGGGGGACCCCATATCAACTTTATTTGGTCTCCTCGGGGTTTTCATATAACCTAGCTGGCTAGCTCCTATATATAAATCACATACTCATGCATCAATTAATACAAACACCACAAAGTCTGTAATAAGATCAATATTAgtaacagaagaagaagaaaaactgcAAGAAAGAAgtcacaattaaaaaaaaacaaatgggtTCTCTGATGAAGGGTGGCGGTGTAAGCGGTGCGATTTTGTCGCGAATAGCGACTAACGACCAACACGGAGAAAACTCAGAGTATTTTGATGGATGGAAAGCTTACGACAAAGATCCTTTTCATCTGTCTCGTAATCCCCACGGGATTATCCAGATGGGTCTTGCAGAGAATCAGGTATATCCATGTGTATTACAAATAATAAACCATTAAAGCATTACAGATTCACGCACTTAAACCCTCGTGTATTAATAGTATGACGGCGTCATTGTCATCTAACCcaaatttatttctataaattattcAGCTTTGTTTAGACTTGATCAAAGATTGGATCAAAGAGAACCCAAAAGCTTCTGTTTGCACCCCTGAGGGTGTTCATCAATTTAGCGACATCGCTAACTTCCAAGACTATCATGGCCTTAGAGAGTTCAGACAGGTAGATAGACTTAactaataactagattttgacccgcgctttggaagcgcggaatattttacgatgaaaaatttcactaataatttaacaaatattttggtaatttttaaagagtgtgtatttaaaatatttttgcatttaaatcagtgtttttaaattcaacccgattgtgattataccggttaatccggagatctgacaattcaatttaggtttttaaaatatacatattaaaaaaaaaatcactaaaacccgagactaaccgattgaactgatggatgaccgatatgtaatctaattggatttaaattgtaatagtttcataatttgtaatcttataatccaaattttaaagtttattattttgcaatttatgaaattataacgtttctacaaaatttaaaaagaaaatgatatatataaaataactaagattaattattgtattgtttggaaacattgatagtagtataaaaatatattgtttggaaacattgatagtagtataaagaaataaatatattgtttggaaacatggatagtagtataaagaaaggaacattagtgatttaatgtatgtttaactataaagtataaatgtgtatttaatttaaaaacttacaaaataaatgttaggtccaacagaatgtttctgttttaataagatagattatatTTCATCATGTCTTATAAGTTAATATACGTACGTTACGCACCTTGGATAtatctgattttattttttttagtttacaaaaaaaaaacgtaaaaaagtttttttttcagtttatttcCCTGCTGTTAGTTTTAATTCGGGTTTGTCCATGGTTTATTCAGATATTGACAAAATAACCAGTTTGGACAAACATTTTATATAGGGTGGCATCTTGACATCAATATAGATATGGAATGCATAGGATAAAGAAAACTAACTTTGCTACTTTCGGTATTTTATTTAACCGAATTTTTCAAACTGAAGGCAATTGCACATTTCATGGGAAAAGCTAGAGGCGGAAGAGTAACGTTTGATCCGGAGAGGATAGTGATGAGCGGCGGTGCTACCGGAGCCAATGAAACAATTATGTTCTGCCTCGCCGATCCCGGCGATGTTTTTCTTGTTCCGTCTCCTTATTATGCCGCGTAagtgttttcatattttgacAATAAATACTATTGAACATGTTAGAGTAcggttttatatgttttaaaatttcgCTATTATCTTAGCTACGAAATTTCACTATTATCATAGTGGAAGTTAGCATCGAAACAACACAAAAGAATATTATATGTTCTATTTTAAGTGATAAAATTAAAtcctatatattttaatttgactGGAAATtgttaaaatgattattttgtgaaataagGAAAAAGTGCTATGATGATGGATAGTGTGAACgggttataacttataagaaaagaaagaaaaaagttaGGGCCAATTTCACTAATGTAACTCTCACATACTTTTGATTTTGGGTTAAcaaatttcaaatcaaaatgtGTTAATAGCATAAGTATCAAGTTTTGACTCTCTTTTCTACTTTTGAGTTTTGACACACGTGTAAGGTATTCAATTCAACTTGATGGTCTCCCTGTTCAAAAACGCGGCCGTCTAGGCGGCCGTCTGGGCGCTATTCGGTGGGTGGCCGCGGTGAGTTGGGCCAAATCGGTGAATCCAGGCGTTGACCCGCGTTTGACCGCCTAATTCCCGCGTTGACCGCCTAATTCCCGCCTAATCCCGCGTTGACcgcctaagtttttttttttttttttttttttttttaagctgAAATacgattgattatttttattcattattaacagatttgtataattattgattactaaatagttacaattagttatctaacccaaaacaaacacatatatactacATTAGGGATTTTCTCGTATCAAACACGCCCAAATCTAAATGTTCGATAAATTGAAAGGAGATcgtttcaaaaaattatctaaaaaagttataattatgTATAAGAATTTGTGtcatcatatttaaaattaactaaacatattataaatatattaaattgtatttaaaactAGGCCCCGCGTAATCTCCGAGTACTCCCCGATTTTTCGGTAACTCGCTAGGCCCGGACTCGCCGCCCGACTAGCGCCTAGCGCAGTTTAGAACAGGGTCATGGTCTTGATACAACGAGTAAGCTCACAGACAATCattaaaatctttttcttttacagaTTTGATAGAGACTTGAGGTGGCGTACAGGTGTCGAGATAGTCCCGGTTCACTGTTCCAGCTCCAACAACTTCAAATTAAACGTCGAGGCCGTGGAATGGGCTTACAAAAAAGCTCTGGAGTCCAACAAAAATGTCAAAGGCCTACTCTTCACCAACCCATCAAATCCACTCGGTACAATCTTAGACAAGGACACACTTATGAACATAGTCCGATTTGTCACAAGAAAGAACATTCACCTAGTCGTTGACGAAATCTACGCTGCCACCGTCTTCGCTGGAGAAAATTTTGTGAGCGTCGCTGAGGTGGTCAAAGATTTAGGTGACTCTGAAGTCAACGCTGACTTGATTCACATTGTTTATAGTCTCTCCAAAGACATGGGACTTCCCGGTTTTAGAGTTGGTATAGTGTATTCTTACAACGACTTGGTCGTGTCATGCGCAAGAAAGATGTCGAGTTTCGGACTGGTTTCGTCTCAGACACAGCTCATGCTTGCTTCGATGTTGTCAGATGATCAGTTCGTGGATAATTTCCTTATGGAAAGTTCGAGAAGGCTAGGGATAAGGCATGATGCTTTAACCTTAGGGCTCAAGAAAGCAGGTATTACTTGTTTGATAAGCACTGCAGGCTTATTTGTGTGGATGGATCTGAGACATCTACTAAGAAACCGTAACTCGTTTAAATCTGAGATCGAGCTTTGGCATATAATCATCAACAAAGTGAAGCTCAATGTTTCACCAGGCTCTTCCTTCCAATGCACGGAACCTgggtggtttagggtttgttttgCCAACATGGACGATGATACTCTTCATGTGGCGCTTCGACGGATCCAAGATTTCATGTCTAAGAATAGCAACAAGGTCGCTGAGAAAGCATCGAATAATGATCAGATCATTCAGAACAACAATGCTAAAAAGCAGAAATGGAAGCAGAGCAATCTCCGCCTAAGTTTCCGACGACTTTACGAGGATGGACTCTCCTCGCCCGGTATAATGTCACCACATTCACCTCTTCTCCGAACATGAAACAATAAGGTTGGACGCTTGAGCAATTGGATGAACTAGTCACCTCAAGTGTTAATTGATCTTTAATTAGTAAGTCGTTAagcttatgtttttttcttattgtaAAAATTTGAATCATTCAACTTCAACACTAGGGTTGATTTTGACTACAAGCTTTTTTTCTGGGGTCAAATGGTAACTTTTAAGATTTGTGTGGTTAGTTTCTTTCTGTCTTTTTTTCTCACTCAGGATTTGATCCATGGATTATCCTGGTGGTGCTGGTGTGTAGTAGTTGTCCTTTTGGAAGGTTTTCT
The Raphanus sativus cultivar WK10039 chromosome 1, ASM80110v3, whole genome shotgun sequence DNA segment above includes these coding regions:
- the LOC108862661 gene encoding 1-aminocyclopropane-1-carboxylate synthase 2 — encoded protein: MGSLMKGGGVSGAILSRIATNDQHGENSEYFDGWKAYDKDPFHLSRNPHGIIQMGLAENQLCLDLIKDWIKENPKASVCTPEGVHQFSDIANFQDYHGLREFRQAIAHFMGKARGGRVTFDPERIVMSGGATGANETIMFCLADPGDVFLVPSPYYAAFDRDLRWRTGVEIVPVHCSSSNNFKLNVEAVEWAYKKALESNKNVKGLLFTNPSNPLGTILDKDTLMNIVRFVTRKNIHLVVDEIYAATVFAGENFVSVAEVVKDLGDSEVNADLIHIVYSLSKDMGLPGFRVGIVYSYNDLVVSCARKMSSFGLVSSQTQLMLASMLSDDQFVDNFLMESSRRLGIRHDALTLGLKKAGITCLISTAGLFVWMDLRHLLRNRNSFKSEIELWHIIINKVKLNVSPGSSFQCTEPGWFRVCFANMDDDTLHVALRRIQDFMSKNSNKVAEKASNNDQIIQNNNAKKQKWKQSNLRLSFRRLYEDGLSSPGIMSPHSPLLRT